The Sesamum indicum cultivar Zhongzhi No. 13 unplaced genomic scaffold, S_indicum_v1.0 scaffold00120, whole genome shotgun sequence DNA window tttagcacacatgATTATCACGCTATGATTGCTCTAGGGAGCTATGTGAAAAGCCTCTTAAATtaagattcaaaattttctggCTGCTTCATAATAGAGTCCATTGTTGATGTGCTGGTATTAGGCTCTTCAACAAGTTCCAACTCTACAAGTTTTAACTCCAGCTTCTGAATCCAAGAACTTATGCTGGTGCATGAAGCGACATGAGCTGCTAATGTTTTATCAGGCATGGTGTTAAGTAACAATATTTTCTCAAGCATGGTGTTAAGTAACATCTTCTGAATTTCATGGCTGCTTGTTGGCCTGCAGAAAATGTCGAATCGGGTAGATTGATTTTNNNNNNNNNNNNNNNNNNNNNNNNNNNNNNNNNNNNNNNNNNNNNNNNNNNNNNNNNNNNNNNNNNNNNNNNNNNNNNNNNNNNNNNNNNNNNNNNNNNNNNNNNNNNNNNNNNNNNNNNNNNNNNNNNNNNNNNNNNNNNNNNNNNNNNNNNNNNNNNNNNNNNNNNNNNNNNNNNNNNNNNNNNNNNNNNNNNNNNNNNNNATCTTGTTCCTGTAGAGGGGTGCTCCTACCAAAGGACCAAGACAAGATTGATCGTGTGTGTTCACGACATCAACATTCAGTCAAAAGCTTTGCTGAATGTGAATGACTCAAGCAAGGTAACATAAATTTGGCAGTTGACATACAAGGtatgactttttctttttggttgtgATGCTTgatgtatttctttttgggttAATTTTGTGCAATTGATGTCTTTTGATTCTTTCTGTCTTTTCACTGTTAGTGATTGTGGGATTTTTGTGATTGGTTTGTGATTTTTGGGGTTTTATTCAGAATTATTTACGCgtttgtgttttttgtgttCTCGTTGTTTTTGTGATGTAGGGTTGCGTTGTTTGctttgtttgtgtaattcATTTTGTGTTTTCGTTGTATTTGTGCTCTTTGTAGTGTAATTTGACTTGTGATTGTGGTTTGTCTTCTGATTGACTAtgattgtgggtttttttGTGAGTGTTGTGTggtttttggatttttattgtttatgtgACTGTTTGTATTAATTTGGTGTGATTGATGTTCCGATATTTGGTTAGTTTTCTGGGTGTTTGAATCTTTGATGTTCTAATGGAATttcagtaattaattatgtgattgtgggttttttttttgattgattgtTGTGCGATTTGTGGGATTTTATTCTGGTTGTTTATGTGATTGTGGTGTTTGTGTTCTCATTGTATTTGTGCTGTTTGTAGTGTAATTTGACCTGTGATTGTGGTTTGTCTTTTGATTGACTATTATTCTGGGTTTTTTTGTGAGTGTTGTGTGATTTCGggggatttttattttatgtgacaGTTTGTATACTGATTGTTTGATTGTTCTTGGTTGTGGGCTTGTTTAGTTACTTGAATTGTGTGACTAATGTCTTatgatctttttttcttatgattgTTCGTGATTGTGagttttttgtgattgttgtgTGATTTGTGGGTTTtgattcacattttttatgttgtttgtgctttttgtgttttgattatttttgtgaCTGTGTGTTGTGTTGGTTTTGGTGCAATTTGATGACCtatttgtttgttcttgtttgttgGATTCGATCTTTTGTTCCTAATTAGTTTGTGATTGTGGGATGCCTTTTGTGATTCTTGATTGTTTCTTGTGGAttatgattcttgaatttttagtttcttggaattttattttaattttgtcttgtaattaGTTTTGTGATTGTGGGTTTGTGGTGCAAGTGATATGATATTTGAATCAGTTTCCTTTGTGGTgtgattattgattttttattttgggttaATTTGGTCTATTGATGTTATAAATGTTTGTTTAGTTTTCTCGAtgtttgattattttgatGTTCTAACGGAATTTTAGCTTAGTTTTGTGATTGAGGGTTTGCCGTGCAACTGGCTTGATATTTGAATCTGTTTCTTGGACTTTTCTATTTGGTTGTGATTCTTGATATTATTTGGTTTATTTGGGCCAATTAAAGTTCTAATATTCACTTAGTTTTCTTGGTGTTTGATTCTTTTGAGTGTCTTAATGGTATTTCATCCCCTTGCTATTATTGACACGTAGTTTAATGGAGCTATGTATTTCGATGTTGGTAGCAGTGTTTGAAGCAGGAGCATTGTGGTTAACGTAATTTTATAGTTTCATGGGCTTGCTGCTGCCCATCTTGACGAAACGGTCAACAGTAGTTCGCTTCacaaattctttttccttacaTCCTTGTTTCATGTATTGTTGACCTTGTTGCTTTTTCTTCCCTATAGGTCGTTTGTGTAAGTGCTGCTCTCAAGGACACCAAGTTTGGCGCATAAGGACGCAAAAGATCTTTTTGACTTGTTGTCAAGACAACTTGCTCGACGGTCCGATTTTCCTGATGCTATACATCTGCTAAAACCCTGTGCATCTGCTATGAGGGTATTTTCTCCAGCAAAGTTAAATTTGTCCTGTAGAGTTTTCACTGGTTTGCATGCGTGTCTACTTCAGTATTTCTCATGATATTGTATGGTTAACTTTTCCCTTGGGTTAATCAGCCAGATGTTCGTAAAGTTGTTGAACCATGCTTTAGTAAAATATTCAGGGTTTGTGGACGTGAAATGTCATGTAAGCCGCAAAATTCTAACGCTTTGTTAGAGATCTCTTGACTTCCTCAGGGATAATAATTGTATCTAAGTTGCTCCTCTTGTAGGTGACACAAGTTTTGGAAAATGTACAAGGTTCTTCTTTAACTATTAATGTCGAACAACTGTAACAATATAAGGTTTTCAAGGTAATTCTATTAAAAGTTTTTTGATCTTCCAAATCTGAATTTCATAGCTGCTTGTTGGCTTGCAGAAAACCAGCTCTTCCAAATCTGAATTTTATCGAATCGAGTAGATTGATTTTAGCAACCATATCATCCAAAACCAGCTCAAAGGTTGGAAAATCCAATACTTATGGTGATTGTGTAATTCCATCATGGTAAGGGAACATAGTTGCAACTTCAGTACGTCTTCATGTGGTtgaattgcttaatttttgaatCATGACATATGTTTTGATCAATATCTTAGTTCGTGTAGAGAGGTGCTCCTACCAAAGGACCAAGACAAGATTGATCGTGTCTGTTCACGACATCAACATTCACTCACATGCTTTGCTGAATGTGAATGACTCAAACAAGGTAACATAAATTTGGCAGTTGACACACAAGGtatgactttttctttttggttgttATGCTTgatgtatttctttttgggttAATTTTGTCCGATTGATgtcttttgattctttttgtcttttgattGTTAGTGATTGTGGATTTTTTGTGATTGGTACGTGATTTTTGGGGTTTTATTGATTTCTCGTACTTATCATTTCACtaacttttttcttccttaaggtttttttaatttgaaagacATCAATCATTCATTTATAGTGAAGCAAGATGCTGAACTGTTCTTTAATGTGCCATTATATTTTGCAGCCATCCTCAGAAGGATGTTAATAAGAGTCACCTTTCTCTTACCCGAGTATGTATGCATTTATACAGTCAATGGGTATTGGATCGTTGATCAAatgaatttcaacaaaataattcacTTGTTTTTGCAGGATGACAGATCTGGAGCTTACAGGAGCTTCTTAGGTTTTATGTTAGGAACTTGAATTCCAATTCTAACTCACAACTCCTTGACGTCCATCAATTAGCTCGTATGCTGCCATCTTCAAGCAATTGCAGGTGATGTTCTCTTGAGCCTACTGTCTCCCTTGCACTGGTTTTAAAGTTACTATTAACTCCCACTAAATGCCTATGATGTTCATTTGTGCTATGGTTTGGTAGACTGTTGGAAGGTCATACATGGCACAAGCCAGATTATTTCCGATTGAtgtctttttattctttttgtcttttcactGTTGGTGATTGTGGATTTTTTGTGATTGGTTTGTGATTTTTGGGGTTTTATTCACAATTATTTATGTGTTTGTGTCTTTTGTGTTCTGATTGTTTTTGTGATGTAAAATTGTGTTGTTTGCtttgtttctgtaatttattttgtgttttcattgTATTTGTGCTGTTTGTAGTGTAATTTGACATGTGATTGTTGTTTGTCTTTTGATTGACTAtgattgtgggttttttttgtGAGTGTTGTGTggtttttggatttttattgtttatgtgACTGTTTGTATTATGATTGTTTGATTGTTCTTGATTGTGGGCTTGTTTAGTTACTTGAATTGTTGTGGGTTTGGGTGCAATTTGACTTAATTGTTCGAACTTGTTTCTTGGATGATATCTTTTGTGTTCTGTTTGACTATTATTGTGGGTTTTTTTGTGAGTGTTGTGTGATTTCGGGATTGTTTATGTGAGAGTTTGTATTCTGATTGTTTGATTATTCATGGTTGTGGGCTTGTTTAGTTACTTCAATTGTGTGACTAATGTCTTatgatctttttttcttatgattgttcgtgattgtgggttttttgtgattgttgtgtgatttttgggttttcattcacatttttgatgtgtttgtactttttgtgttttgattgtttttgtgattgtgttgTGTTGGTGATTGAGGTTTTTTTGTGATGGTCTGtgattttttagggttttattcagaattatttatatgtttgtgtttttgtgttgtgattgtttttgttatgtaGGGTTGTGTTGGTTTgctttgtttttgtaatttgttttgggTTTTCGTGCAGTTTGTCTTAATTGTTCGAActtgtttcttgaatttgatctTTTGTTTCAAGTTAGTTTGTGATTGTGAGATGTTTGTGATTCGCGATTGTTTTTAGTCGGttatgattcttgaatttctaGTTTCTTGTAattggttttaattttgtcttgtaattaGTTTTGTGATTGTGGGCTTGTGCAATTGGTGtgatatttgaattagttTCTTGGACCTTTCTTTGTTGTTGTGATTATTCACTTTCTTTGGGTGAATTTGGTCTGATTGATGTTCCAATATTTGGTTAGTTTTCTGGGTGTTTGATTCTTTTGATATTCTAATGGAATTTCAGTAATTAATTGTGTGGTTGTTGGTtttttttgattgattgtTCTACGATTTGTGGGATTTTATTCTGGTTGTTTATGTGATTGTGGTATTAGTGTTCTCATTGTATTTGTATTGTTTGTAGTGTAATTTGATCAGTAATTGTGGTTTGTCTTCTGATTGATTACgattgtgggttttttttgtGAGGGTTATTTGGTTtctggatttttattttttatgtgattgttcGATTGTTCTTGATTATGGGCTTGTTTAGTTACTTGAATTATTGTGGGTTTTGGTGCAATTTGACTCTATTATTCGAACTTGTTTCATGGATTAGATCTTGTCTTCTAAATAGTTTATGTGATTATGGGTTGTTTGTATCTTTGTGTGATTTTGGTTTgtcttctcattttttttgtgatcGTGAGTTTGTCTTATGATTGTTCGTGATTGTGGGTACTTTTCGGATTGattgttttgtgatttgtgggagtttattttgattgtttatgtaattgtttTGTTTGTGTCTCATTGTATTTATGACTGGGGGTTGTGTCCGTTTCTTTTATTACTGTGATTTATCGTGGGTTTTGGTGCAATTTGAGTTAATTATTGGTActtgtttcttggatttgatattttgtctCTAATTAGGTTGTAATTGTGGGGGGTTGTTTGTGATGCTTGATAGTTTCTGTAAGTTATtctgtttttcattttcttggaattttgcttgattttatcttgtaattaGTTTTGTTATTGTGGATTTTTGGTGCAACAAGTATGATTCTAAATTAGTTTCTtaggtttttttctttttgttcgtGGTGCTtgatgttttttgttttttggttaattttgtGTGACTAAACCCTATTGAAC harbors:
- the LOC105179067 gene encoding uncharacterized protein LOC105179067 isoform X1; protein product: MRPDVRKVVEPCFSKIFRVCGREMSCDTSFGKCTRKPALPNLNFIESSRLILATISSKTSSKVGKSNTYGDCVIPSCSCREVLLPKDQDKIDRVCSRHQHSLTCFAECE